The window CCCCCCGGTTTAGCAGCTGCAGCCTGTGGGGAACGCTTTCGAGCCGGCGGACACTCATCGCGACGGTATCGGCGTCTACTCCAAGATAATCCGCAGCCGCGATGGAACCAAGAATGTTTTCCACATTATGAACGCCGATGAGTTTTGTTTCAAAATGACATTCCCTGCCGCCGCTTAATATTACATCAAAGGCGGATCCATTATTTGATACATGAATATTTTTTGCTTCATAGTTGCATCCCCGCGGGGATATGGCGTAGGATACCCTTTTCTTGTTTGTGGCGGCATTTCGAATATAGTCACTTTCATGGTTCAGAAAAATTACGCCGTCATCAGGAAGGGCATCAGCTAATTCAAATTTAGTTTTAATAATATTTTCTATGGACTTAAATGTTTCCAGGTGCTGCGGCCCAATTGAGGTGATGATACCGTATTTTGGGTTTACAATATCGCATATTTCCTTAATTTCTCCGGTATACTTTGCCCCCATTTCACAGATGAATATTTCATGGAAGGACTTAAGGCTAGTACGTATGGTTTTAACAACCCCCATGGGGGTATTATAACTTTCGGGAGTCATGAGTACATTGTATTTCGACGATAAAATTTTATTCAAAAAATATTTTGTACTTGTTTTCCCGTAACTGCCGGTAATACCGATAACAACTAACTTGTCCATGCTTTTTAAAATTTTTTTGGCGTCATTGATATACCAGCGGTTTATGCCCTTCTCAATGGGCATATTAATGATATTTGAAAGCAAGACAATAAGGGGCGTACAGAGGACCCCCAGGGCCAAAATAATAATCTGATACGGGGCTTGCAGCGAAAAAGAAAGCAGGACCGGGATGGCTAGTATCAGAATATTTGTTACCAACATTCTCTTGACACGGCTGGTATAAACCAGGGGCTTTTTCGCTTTCCGGGGCCTGTTGAAGAAGCATTGTATTAAAAAAAGAAGGGACGATAAAATTGCGGCGGTATAAAAATCAAAGAAGGCAATACCGATAATAGGTAAAGCCAGTATATGCCGTACTATATAACCCCTGCTAAAATTTGCCTTAAGCCATTTAAGCTGGGTCCATAGTGAATAGGAATTCAACTGAAACATATGGTAATCGTAAAGGGCTGTAATGGCATAGCAAAGAATAAAAGATAGTATTACTAAGTAGTTTAGAATTACTATCATGCGGTCCTCTTAATGTTCAGAAAAGAATCAAGTACCCTTAAAAAGGTAAAACCCTGATCCAGAAAAGAATAATGGCCGGCGTTTTTAAGCGTCACAAGCCCTGCGTCCGGAATGAGCCGTTCCATTATTTTCCCATCCTTCAGGGGGGTTTCGTAATCCTGTTCGCCCCATATTAGCAGGGTAGAACAGGGTATTTCAGAGAGACGGGGGGTTAAATCCTCGTTAATCACCTTTACGAAACATTCGCGCATCCTCGGCGTGGCGTTTAGGTAGTCGGGTGAACCATGCTTTTTTCGCCATTTTTCCAAAAGCTCCGGGCAGCGCCGCCGGATGAATTCGATGGAGATACAATGCTTTATGCCCTTGTAGAAAAACAATCTGATAGTTTGTTTTACGGTTCTTTTAGGGCGTATACCCGCACTGTCCACAAGAACGATTTTGTCAATCAAGACAGGCAGGTTTTTCCTTGCCGCAAGCTTGATACTGATCCTTCCGCCAAAGGAGTGGCCAATCAGTATCACCCGGTCAATTTTAAATTCCCCCATAAAGGTAAGGACAAAATCCGCATAATCATCCAAGGACCAGGCTGCCGGAGGTTCGGCGCTTTGCCCAAACCCGGGCAAATCCAGGGCAAAAACACGGTAATACGCGGAAATACTGTCCAGAAAATACTTAAAGGATAAAAAATCGGACCCCCACCCATGCAGGAAAAGCACCGCTTCACCCTGACCGGCGCTGAAATAGTTTATCTTAATACCGTTTAAATACATATAAGTGAAGGAATTGTACTTCTTTGGCGGCGGGGGTGTCAAGAAAACGGGGAAGCTTTTAGCCTCCCCGCCCTCTTTCTTGCCACTATTCGGCTTACCAGCCGATCCCGATGGCAATGGCGATAAGCACCGCCTGGGTAAGGAGGATCAGGAGGAAAAGCGGTACCAGCCACTTCCACCAGGTGGTTACCTTGATGCCCGCGATACCTGCCATTACTACCGCGAATGCGGTGGGAAACAGGATATTGGAGAACCCATCCCCGAACTGGAAGGCGAGTACCGCCACCTGCCGGGATATGCCGAGCAGGTCAGCCAGGGGCGCCATGATGGGCATACTGGTTGCCGCCTGTCCGGAACCGGAGGGGATCAGGAAGTTGAGCAGGGTTTGAACCACCAGCATGGCTTCCCCGGCAAGCCACTTGGGCAGATAGGTAAGGGGGATGGACATGCCGTACACGATGGTGTCGATGATATGGCCCTGTTCCAAAGTAACCTTAATACCCCGGGCAAGGCCGATCATCATACAGGCCACGCAGATATCGCCGAGTCCGTTCGCGATTTTGCCGGCAAACTCATTGGGGCTCCAGCCCATGATGATGGAAATGGCGACGGCCATCAACAGGAATGTGGTGGCAATTTCCCCAAAGTACCAGCCCTGCACCTTGACCCCCCAGATAAAGATCCCGAGGGTTACAAAGAAGGCCACCAGGGACAGTTTCTGCCGTATCCCGAAGGGATGATCGGCGATGGCCTTTTCGTCCATGGTAAACTTGCTGAAGTCTTCCCCGTACACGAGGCTTTTGGTGGGGTCCTTCTGTACCTTAATGGCGTAGCGTATAATATAGATTGAGGCAACCACGAACATCGCCAGATGACAGATAACCCGGTACAAGCCGCCGGAAAGAGGCGGGAGTTCGGCGATGCTCTGGGCGACGCCAACGGTAAAGGGGTTCATCGCCGCGCCGGAAAAGCCCATGCCCACACCAACCGCAACAATCGCTAAACCCACCAGTGCGTCATAGCCCATACCGATGGCAATGCCCACGAAGATAGGGATAAAAGGCAGCGCTTCCTCAAACACCCCGATGGTGGATGACGCAAGTCCCAGCACGGCCAGGAAAATCGGGATAATCGCCAGCCGGGCATTTCCCTTGAGGACATGGAGGAGTCCTCCGATGAGGCCGTGGAAGGCCCCTGAGGCGATCAAGATGCCGACCGATGCGAAGGCGATGAACACAAAGAATACAATGTCCGCCGCATTTACGAGACCGTTGAAAATACCCATCACCGCCGCGAAGGGCCCAACCGGCGTCCGGTCAATATAGTGATAGGTACCTGGAACAACAACGGTACGCCCCGCCGCATTTTGTATGCGGTCAAATTCACCCGCCGGCAAAATCCACGAGAGAATTGCCGCAACAATAATTATCCCCGTAAGCAGGACAAAAATGTGGGGCAGCTTAAACCGCTTTTTTTCTAACTCATTTCCCATGACACTACTCCTCCTTAACTTTTATACGCCGAGCTTTAGATCCCGGCATTTAACGAACTCGTTATGAACCTTACCGCGAAAATCTGCATCATTCAGAACCTTTAAGGCAAGGGTAACCAGGGCTTCCGCGCCCCGGGTCATGGCTTCGTGGGCCGGGGGCTTCAAGGTCGCGGCGGCCAACTCTACCGTATGGAGCGCGAAAGGCTCCTTGGTGATGGCTATTAAAGGCTGAATTGCCGGACAGCGGTAACTGACATTGCCCACGTCGGTGGACCCCAGGGGCGGTGTCACCTCCGAGACGGTTTCACCCAGGTTCTTCAGGATTGCGGTCATTTCGTCTTCCAGGGAGCGTATCCGGACCATATCGGCAAAATCCGAAGACCCATGATGCCAGCTTACCTCGCAGTCCAGGGCCATGGCCGCCGCCTTGGCGCACTTTACGAACATATCGTCTACGTTTTTCAGTTTTGCCATGGAAGCGGTACGAAATTCGACCCGTATCTTTGCATAGGACGGTATTATATTGGGCGCCTTTCCCCCCTCCGAAATAATCCCATTAAAGCGGATATCCGGGGTAAAGCACTCCCGGCGGGCGTCAACCAAATCGAGGAACTTCCGCGCCGCAGCCAGGGCGGACCGTCCTTCCCAGGGCGCCGCCGCCGCATGGGCGCTGCGGCCTGAAAACTCCACATCGTAACAGCGGAGGCTCAGGGCGTCCATATCCGGCTGGGAAACCCCGCCGCCCACACTGTGCATCATCATCGCCACCGCCATATCGTCAAAAGCACCCTTCTCGGACATCCCGACCTTCGCCCCGTCCACTTCCTCGCCAGGGGTACCAATCACGTAGATCTTCCCCTTGAAGCAGTTCTTAAGCTCCAGCAGGGCCAATCCGGTCAGCACAGACAGGGAGCCGTGCAGGTTGTGGCCGCACCCATGCCCTATATCCGGCAGCGCATCGTATTCGACCATGATGGCGATATTGGGCCCCTCACCGTTATCAAGCAGGGCGCGGAAGGCCGTGGCATATCCCAGATAGGGGTATTCGACCTGATAACCGGACTTTTTTAGTATATCCACGATTTTTTTGCTGGATTCAAACTCCTGGTCCGACAACTCCGGATGGGCGGCAAGATCGTCGCTTAAGGCTTTTGCTTCGGGGAAATGCTTTTTCACTGCATCTTTCACAAGACCCGTAATTT is drawn from Treponema primitia ZAS-1 and contains these coding sequences:
- a CDS encoding Mur ligase family protein; this encodes MIVILNYLVILSFILCYAITALYDYHMFQLNSYSLWTQLKWLKANFSRGYIVRHILALPIIGIAFFDFYTAAILSSLLFLIQCFFNRPRKAKKPLVYTSRVKRMLVTNILILAIPVLLSFSLQAPYQIIILALGVLCTPLIVLLSNIINMPIEKGINRWYINDAKKILKSMDKLVVIGITGSYGKTSTKYFLNKILSSKYNVLMTPESYNTPMGVVKTIRTSLKSFHEIFICEMGAKYTGEIKEICDIVNPKYGIITSIGPQHLETFKSIENIIKTKFELADALPDDGVIFLNHESDYIRNAATNKKRVSYAISPRGCNYEAKNIHVSNNGSAFDVILSGGRECHFETKLIGVHNVENILGSIAAADYLGVDADTVAMSVRRLESVPHRLQLLNRGGMAIIDDAFNSNINGAKMAIDVLNTFEGFKILVTPGMVELGNLQDSCNREFGAKAAESCDYVILVGAKQTGSILEGLKSGNYPEEKVFIAGTIEEAFRKIESINSKGFQKVVLLENDLPDNY
- a CDS encoding alpha/beta fold hydrolase, which produces MPSGSAGKPNSGKKEGGEAKSFPVFLTPPPPKKYNSFTYMYLNGIKINYFSAGQGEAVLFLHGWGSDFLSFKYFLDSISAYYRVFALDLPGFGQSAEPPAAWSLDDYADFVLTFMGEFKIDRVILIGHSFGGRISIKLAARKNLPVLIDKIVLVDSAGIRPKRTVKQTIRLFFYKGIKHCISIEFIRRRCPELLEKWRKKHGSPDYLNATPRMRECFVKVINEDLTPRLSEIPCSTLLIWGEQDYETPLKDGKIMERLIPDAGLVTLKNAGHYSFLDQGFTFLRVLDSFLNIKRTA
- a CDS encoding YfcC family protein, producing MGNELEKKRFKLPHIFVLLTGIIIVAAILSWILPAGEFDRIQNAAGRTVVVPGTYHYIDRTPVGPFAAVMGIFNGLVNAADIVFFVFIAFASVGILIASGAFHGLIGGLLHVLKGNARLAIIPIFLAVLGLASSTIGVFEEALPFIPIFVGIAIGMGYDALVGLAIVAVGVGMGFSGAAMNPFTVGVAQSIAELPPLSGGLYRVICHLAMFVVASIYIIRYAIKVQKDPTKSLVYGEDFSKFTMDEKAIADHPFGIRQKLSLVAFFVTLGIFIWGVKVQGWYFGEIATTFLLMAVAISIIMGWSPNEFAGKIANGLGDICVACMMIGLARGIKVTLEQGHIIDTIVYGMSIPLTYLPKWLAGEAMLVVQTLLNFLIPSGSGQAATSMPIMAPLADLLGISRQVAVLAFQFGDGFSNILFPTAFAVVMAGIAGIKVTTWWKWLVPLFLLILLTQAVLIAIAIGIGW
- a CDS encoding M20 family metallopeptidase, with product MGQEITGLVKDAVKKHFPEAKALSDDLAAHPELSDQEFESSKKIVDILKKSGYQVEYPYLGYATAFRALLDNGEGPNIAIMVEYDALPDIGHGCGHNLHGSLSVLTGLALLELKNCFKGKIYVIGTPGEEVDGAKVGMSEKGAFDDMAVAMMMHSVGGGVSQPDMDALSLRCYDVEFSGRSAHAAAAPWEGRSALAAARKFLDLVDARRECFTPDIRFNGIISEGGKAPNIIPSYAKIRVEFRTASMAKLKNVDDMFVKCAKAAAMALDCEVSWHHGSSDFADMVRIRSLEDEMTAILKNLGETVSEVTPPLGSTDVGNVSYRCPAIQPLIAITKEPFALHTVELAAATLKPPAHEAMTRGAEALVTLALKVLNDADFRGKVHNEFVKCRDLKLGV